One genomic segment of Ricinus communis isolate WT05 ecotype wild-type chromosome 5, ASM1957865v1, whole genome shotgun sequence includes these proteins:
- the LOC8275561 gene encoding pollen-specific leucine-rich repeat extensin-like protein 1: protein MENLLRASGCFLFFTFLFSSFSTFSFALTDAEVSFITGRQLLSLKENEELPNEYEHEVDVKVTFANQRLKRAYIALQAWKKAMYSDPFNTTSNWNGANVCAYNGVFCAPALDDPKLSVVAGIDLNQADIAGFLPPELGLMTDLALFHINSNRFCGIVPESLSKLKFMYEFDISNNRFVGHFPNVVLKWPNVKYIDIRFNNFEGCLPPEIFQMNLDALILNNNRFTCNIPDTIGNSTVSVVVFAYNNFTGCIPHSIGNMPNLNEIIFTGNNLGGCFPAEIGILSNATVLDVSNNQFVGGLASSFSGLKNVEQLNLANNKLTGFVSETLCSLPSLSNFTFSSNYFKGEAKSCISSSDKDVVLDDRNNCLPDRPYQKSARICYPVVSWPVDCSKDKCSGGGGSSTPSSPRPSTPSVPTPSTPYVPTPSTPPSTSYGPTPSTPYVPTPSTPYVPTPSTPSPSPPQQEVPTPQTPSSEPYNPSPGGHRESPTPSPEPSKPTSPTTSPSPSPEPSEPTPPATSPSPSSEPSEPTSPTTSPSPSSEPLESTPPTTSPSLSPEPSEPTSPTTSPSPSPEPSEPTSPTTSPSPEYNSSEPSPTPSPESEPQSPTSTPSPESPLSSPTSPTLEQSPSPPGQSPPPTTPEQSPSPPGQSPPPPTQSPPPPVNSPPPPVYSPPPPSPPPPVHSPPPPVYSPPPPSPPPPVHSPPPPVHSPPPPVHSPPPPVYSPPPPSPPSPPPPMHSPPPPVYSPPPPPVRSPPPPVHSPPPPVHSPPPPIYSPPPPRFSPPPPRFSPPPPTSSPPPTPTVAAPPPEDFILPPNIGFQYSSPPPPMFPGY from the coding sequence ATGGAGAACCTTCTAAGAGCCTCGGgctgctttcttttctttacatttttattctcttccttCTCTACATTCTCGTTTGCCCTAACCGATGCTGAAGTATCTTTCATTACCGGTCGCCAGCTCCTATCgctcaaagaaaatgaagaactTCCTAAcgagtacgagcatgaggtcGATGTGAAAGTAACCTTTGCGAACCAGAGGCTCAAGAGAGCATACATTGCCCTCCAGGCCTGGAAAAAGGCTATGTACTCTGACCCATTCAACACCACCAGCAACTGGAATGGTGCCAATGTGTGCGCCTATAATGGTGTGTTTTGCGCACCTGCGCTTGATGACCCCAAATTGAGTGTTGTTGCCGGCATTGATCTTAACCAAGCTGACATTGCCGGTTTCCTTCCTCCGGAATTGGGGCTTATGACAGATCTTGCATTGTTCCACATCAACTCTAACAGGTTTTGTGGAATTGTACCTGAAAGCTTGTCCAAGCTTAAATTTATGTATGAATTTGATATCAGTAACAATCGTTTTGTTGGTCATTTCCCCAATGTTGTTCTCAAATGGCCAAACGTCAAGTATATTGATATCAGGTTCAACAATTTCGAGGGCTGTTTGCCTCCAGAAATCTTTCAGATGAATCTCGATGCTTTGATCTTGAATAACAACCGGTTCACATGCAACATTCCTGACACAATAGGCAACTCCACAGTTTCTGTTGTGGTGTTTGCATACAACAATTTCACTGGCTGCATTCCTCACAGCATCGGCAACATGCCTAACTTGAATGAGATTATTTTCACTGGCAATAACCTCGGCGGTTGCTTCCCAGCAGAGATAGGAATTCTTAGCAACGCAACTGTGCTTGATGTCAGTAACAATCAGTTCGTAGGAGGTTTGGCAAGCAGCTTTTCAGGCCTAAAGAATGTTGAGCAATTGAACTTGGCAAACAACAAGCTGACAGGATTTGTGTCTGAGACCCTTTGCAGCTTGCCAAGCTTGTCAAATTTCACATTCTCATCTAATTACTTCAAGGGAGAGGCTAAATCATGCATTTCATCTTCTGATAAAGATGTTGTGTTGGATGATAGAAATAACTGCTTGCCTGACAGGCCTTACCAGAAGTCCGCCAGGATATGCTACCCTGTTGTGAGCTGGCCTGTGGATTGCAGCAAGGACAAGTGTTCCGGAGGAGGAGGCTCTTCAACACCATCATCTCCTAGGCCATCAACACCTTCAGTGCCAACACCTTCAACACCTTATGTGCCGACACCTTCAACGCCACCTTCAACATCTTACGGGCCAACACCTTCAACACCTTATGTGCCAACACCTTCGACACCTTATGTGCCAACACCTTCGACACCATCACCATCTCCTCCCCAACAAGAAGTCCCTACACCTCAAACGCCATCGTCAGAGCCGTATAATCCTAGTCCAGGTGGGCACAGAGAGTCACCAACACCATCACCTGAACCTTCAAAACCTACTTCACCAACGacatcaccatcaccatctccTGAACCTTCAGAACCTACTCCACCAGCGacatcaccatcaccatcttcTGAACCTTCAGAACCTACTTCACCGACAacatcaccatcaccatcttcCGAGCCTTTAGAATCTACTCCACCGACAACATCACCATCACTATCTCCCGAGCCTTCAGAACCTACTTCACCGACAacatcaccatcaccatctccTGAGCCTTCAGAACCTACTTCACCAACAACATCACCATCACCTGAATATAACTCATCAGAACCGTCACCAACCCCATCTCCAGAGTCAGAGCCTCAATCACCAACATCAACACCTTCTCCTGAATCTCCTCTCTCATCACCAACTTCACCAACTCTTGAACAATCTCCATCACCACCAGGCCAGTCACCTCCTCCCACAACTCCTGAACAATCTCCTTCACCACCAGGTCAATCACCCCCTCCACCAACTCAATCTCCACCACCACCTGTAAATTCCCCACCTCCACCAGTGTACTCACCTCCACCACCCTCCCCACCACCTCCAGTCCATTCTCCACCACCACCAGTATACTCACCTCCACCACCTTCCCCACCACCACCAGTCCATTCTCCACCTCCACCGGTACACTCACCCCCACCACCAGTCCATTCCCCACCTCCACCGGTTTACTCACCTCCACCACCTTCTCCACCTTCTCCACCACCTCCAATGCACTCCCCACCTCCACCGGTTTACtcacctccaccaccaccagtCCGCTCTCCACCACCACCTGTCCACTCACCACCACCTCCAGTCCACTCACCTCCACCACCAATCTattcaccaccaccaccaagGTTCTCCCCGCCACCACCAAGATTCTCCCCGCCACCACCAACT
- the LOC8275560 gene encoding CCG-binding protein 1, with the protein MLKSILLQSPSSPLLFEHRNSKTCTRIVSTITSSSSSSSSSRSSSYIPKLEPFSRTKLERAVKAPPLIEKSENELADYCSTLDGDDSYSCWRAYFELKDLERESPKEDVEKLILQAGGVKSLIGCLHGISSMHKGRKNGFGFMAPMLAVEKEKERPCPIPDGLPKSQEELDEEERARMPDSPYTRLLRTKGRFPAWYSPAPDHETD; encoded by the exons ATGCTAAAATCAATTCTTCTTCAATCCCCTTCTTCTCCTTTGCTTTTTGAACATCGTAATAGTAAAACTTGCACTAGAATTGTTTCAACAatcacttcttcttcttcttcttcttcttcctcgaGAAGCAGTTCTTACATTCCTAAGCTTGAGCCGTTTAGCCGAACCAAGCTCGAAAGAGCCGTCAAAGCTCCGCCCTTGATTGAAAAGTCCGAAAATGAACTCGCTG ATTACTGTTCAACGCTTGATGGTGACGATTCGTATAGCTGTTGGAGAGCCTATTTCGAGCTTAAAGATTTGGAA AGAGAGTCACCGAAAGAGGATGTGGAGAAGCTAATTCTTCAAGCGGGTGGAGTGAAATCCTTGATTGGATGCTTACATGGAATTTCATCAATGCACAAAGGAAGGAAGAATGGTTTTGGTTTCATGGCACCCATGCTGGCtgtggagaaagaaaaagagagaccATGTCCTATACCAGATGGATTGCCGAAATCACAGGAAGAGCTCGATGAGGAAGAGAGAGCTAGAATGCCAGATTCACCGTATACTAGATTACTTAGAACTAAAGGAAGATTTCCTGCTTGGTATTCTCCTGCTCCTGACCATGAAACAGATTGA
- the LOC8275559 gene encoding uncharacterized protein LOC8275559 produces MKAMETIQDLIEEAKVRTVWWFLCIFAVTYFLSHTSSSMWLNLPVSILLISALRILSNEVEISWKPRKLNRPQSYLSHLEKKQLSVNDSRISSAPLPPKWKRKIDSLIVEAAINDLIDKVLKDFVVDLWYSEITPDKEAPELMRSVIMDAIGEISGRVKEINLVDLLTRDMVDLIGDHLDLFRRNQAAVGTDVMATLSTDERDERLKHHLMASKELHPALISPESEYKVLQRLIGGVLAVVLRPRESQCPLVRTIARELVTCLILQPVMNLASPVYVNEIIEFVLLAIKDGSLMEVSGDPSAGDAHNGDFSSGRSSSLNSQKTNIVDKRKNFQGTDMTLARINGRKETSLDYESNQQEPMQPRYGDWARVLEAATQRRTEVLTPENLENMWTKGRNYKKKETKSLKVGVTLARGSAINNAEPAINVGKDALTNSTIISTGAEEKATVRLTPESSHETLLSDENKSGRHFTEEHNEVFSFDGAHAGDEFNSPNNPLINENKSRLKRSNSTSALKVQSVEKKAFTGDGKGSIISEFYSPNIGRHIEDNAVEKISDIVFHGGGPHVPSPKLKCRVMGAYFEKIGSKSFAVYSIAVADAENRTWFVKRRYRNFERLHRHLKDIPNYTLHLPPKRIFSSSTEDAFVHQRCIQLDRYLQDLLSIANVAEQHEVWDFLSVSSKNYSFGKSASVMRTLAVNVDDAVDDIVRQFKGVSDGLMRKVVGSPFPLDDADSSIYSTNTSWHADEMSNNVMRQDTSETANSFSDNEESLKQESHGQEEGSSEQGNSWHSDNELNSKGVPPQVIKRDEESQTSDAKCKQGLETTSERFNQGGFFTANSAATISTHMEDPIGMPPEWTPPNVSVPLLNLVDKVFQLKRRGWLRRQVFWMSKQILQLIMEDAIDDWLLRQIHWLRREDIVAQGIRWVQNALWPNGTFFTRVGATEGKVDDAQVHLIPLQVSQFGGSKVSKQGSGSFEEQLEAARRASDIKKMLFDGAPTALVSLIGNKQYKRCARDIFYFTQSTICVKQLAYAILELLLVSVFPELQDLVLDIHGKMGVLPS; encoded by the exons ATGAAGGCGATGGAGACGATTCAGGATCTAATTGAGGAGGCTAAAGTACGGACGGTGTGGTGGTTTTTGTGTATCTTTGCCGTTACTTACTTCTTATCTC ATACGAGCTCATCAATGTGGCTAAATCTACCTGTATCCATTCTTTTGATTTCTGCATTACGAATTTTGTCTAATGAGGTGGAGATCAGCTGGAAACCACGCAAGCTGAACCGTCCTCAGTCGTATTTGTCTCATTTGGAGAAGAAGCAATTGTCTGTGAATGATTCAAGAATTTCTTCTGCACCCCTTCCACCGAAGTGGAAACGAAAAATTGATTCGCTGATCGTTGAGGCTGCAATTAATGATCTTATTGATAAAGTCTTGAAGGATTTTGTAGTGGACCTGTGGTATTCAGAAATTACGCCGGACAAGGAGGCACCTGAACTAATGCGGTCAGTGATTATGGATGCTATTGGTGAGATATCAGGAAGAGTTAAGGAAATTAACCTTGTTGACTTGCTAACAAG GGATATGGTTGATTTAATAGGGGATCACTTGGATCTATTTAGACGAAATCAAGCCGCAGTAGGCACTGATGTAATGGCGACACTTTCCACGGATGAGAGGGATGAAAGGTTGAAGCACCATCTAATGGCTTCCAAGGAGCTTCATCCTGCACTCATATCTCCTGAGAGTGAGTACAAG gtaCTTCAGCGCCTAATTGGTGGAGTTTTAGCTGTAGTGCTAAGACCTCGAGAGTCTCAATGCCCCCTGGTTCGAACAATTGCACGAGAGCTTGTAACTTGCTTGATATTGCAGCCTGTTATGAATCTTGCAAGCCCTGT GTATGTCAATGAGATCATTGAATTTGTTTTGCTTGCCATTAAAGATGGTAGCTTAATGGAGGTAAGTGGTGATCCGTCTGCTGGGGATGCACATAATGGTGATTTTTCCTCGGGAAGAAGTTCTTCCTTAAATAGTCAAAAGACAAATATTGttgacaaaagaaagaacttTCAAGGGACTGACATGACATTGGCTAGAATCAATGGTCGTAAAGAAACATCCTTGGATTATGAGTCAAACCAGCAAGAGCCTATGCAGCCACGTTATGGAGATTGGGCAAGGGTGCTAGAGGCAGCTACTCAGAGAAGAACTGAGGTTCTCACACCTGAAAATCTTGAAAACATGTGgacaaaaggaagaaattataaaaagaaagagaccAAAAGTCTTAAAGTAGGGGTTACTCTGGCAAGGGGTTCTGCAATAAATAATGCTGAACCTGCTATAAATGTAGGGAAGGACGCTTTAACAAACAGCACCATAATTTCTACAGGAGCAGAGGAGAAAGCAACAGTGCGGCTAACGCCTGAATCAAGTCATGAAACTCTATTAAGTGACGAAAATAAAAGTGGGAGACATTTTACCGAGGAACACAATGAGGTGTTTTCTTTTGATGGAGCACATGCTGGTGATGAATTTAACAGCCCTAATAATCCAttgattaatgaaaataagagtaGGCTTAAGAGATCCAATAGCACTTCTGCTCTGAAAGTTCAGTCTGTTGAAAAAAAAGCATTTACAGGAGATGGCAAAGGATCCATTATTTCTGAGTTCTATAGCCCAAATATTGGCAGGCATATTGAAGATAATGCTGTTGAGAAGATCTCAGACATAGTATTCCATGGTGGGGGCCCTCATGTTCCTAGTCCTAAGCTGAAGTGCCGG GTTATGGGAGCATACTTTGAGAAAATTGGGTCAAAATCTTTTGCAGTCTATTCAATTGCAGTTGCTGATGCAGAAAATAGGACTTGGTTTGTGAAAAGAAG ATACAGGAATTTTGAGAGATTGCATCGACATCTCAAGGACATTCCGAATTACACATTACACTTGCCTCCTAAAAGGATATTTTCGTCAAGCACAGAGGATGCATTTGTTCATCAACGATGCATTCAGCTTGATAGATATTTGCAA GATCTTTTGTCTATAGCTAATGTTGCTGAACAGCATGAAGTGTGGGATTTCTTAAGCGTCTCCTCAAAG AATTATTCTTTTGGAAAATCTGCCTCAGTGATGAGAACTTTGGCAG TCAATGTGGATGATGCTGTGGATGATATTGTTCGCCAATTTAAAGGGGTTTCGGATGGCTTAATGCGCAAAGTTGTTGGTTCGCCTTTCCCCCTTGACGACGCCGATTCTTCAATATACAGCACGAATACATCTTGGCATGCAGATGAGATGAGTAATAATGTGATGAGGCAAGATACATCAGAAACCGCAAACAGCTTTTCTGATAATGAAGAAAGTCTGAAGCAAGAAAGCCATGGGCAGGAGGAAGGATCCAGTGAGCAAGGTAATAGTTGGCATTCTGATAATGAGTTAAACTCAAAGGGGGTTCCACCTCAAGTGATTAAGCGTGATGAGGAGTCCCAGACCTCAGATGCAAAGTGCAAACAAGGTCTTGAGACAACATCTGAGCGGTTTAACCAGGGAGGGTTTTTTACAGCAAATTCTGCGGCAACAATCTCCACTCATATGGAGGATCCAATTGGAATGCCACCTGAG TGGACACCACCTAATGTAAGTGTACCTTTGTTAAATCTAGTGGATAAGGTCTTCCAGCTTAAGAGAAGAGGCTGGCTGAG AAGACAGGTATTTTGGATGTCAAAGCAGATACTACAGTTGATAATGGAAGATGCTATTGATGATTGGCTCTTGAGGCAGATTCACTGGCTTCGGAGAGAGGATATAGTTGCTCAAGGGATTCGGTGGGTGCAAAAT GCTCTCTGGCCGAATGGTACATTCTTTACAAGAGTAGGGGCTACAGAAGGCAAAGTTGATGATGCTCAAGTGCATTTGATTCCCCTCCAAGTTAGCCAATTTGGTGGCAGTAAGGTCTCTAAACAAGGTTCCGGTTCCTTTGAGGAGCAGCTTGAGGCTGCTCGTAGAGCAAGTGATATTAAAAAGATGCTGTTTG ATGGAGCTCCAACAGCCTTGGTTAGCTTGATTGGGAACAAGCAGTACAAACGTTGTGCAAGAGacattttctatttcacaCAG TCTACCATCTGTGTGAAGCAACTTGCATATGCAATACTTGAGCTATTGCTTGTCTCGGTTTTTCCGGAGCTCCAAGATCTTGTGCTGGATATTCATGGGAAGATGGGCGTTTTGCCTTCCTAA